A genomic stretch from Candidatus Zixiibacteriota bacterium includes:
- a CDS encoding SCO family protein, with protein MSSTWSVSRRLGLVLALAAAQSLASPAGAHVPIVPKKDGPARRIVHVPVPDLELVDQDGKPFRFASLRGKIVVVSFIFATCPDVCPLLTAKLAGIQRALGSSGGDAVRLLSITTDPERDTPELLKAYGANYRADFERWRFLTGNRAQLAATWKAFGVTVTRSAGGQIRHTAITSLIDERGIRRVDYYTDRWREKDVLGDISWLRSHRSR; from the coding sequence ATGAGTTCAACCTGGAGCGTTAGCCGGCGTCTTGGCCTTGTGCTCGCGCTCGCCGCCGCCCAATCTCTCGCCTCGCCCGCCGGCGCTCACGTTCCGATCGTGCCGAAAAAAGACGGGCCGGCCCGCAGGATCGTCCACGTACCGGTGCCGGATCTCGAGCTGGTCGATCAGGACGGCAAGCCTTTCCGATTCGCGTCGCTTCGCGGCAAGATCGTTGTGGTCTCCTTTATTTTCGCCACCTGCCCCGACGTCTGCCCGTTGCTGACCGCCAAGCTCGCGGGGATTCAGCGGGCGCTCGGCTCCTCTGGCGGCGACGCCGTTCGCCTGTTGAGCATCACCACCGACCCCGAGCGCGACACCCCCGAGCTGCTCAAGGCCTACGGGGCCAATTACCGCGCCGACTTCGAGCGCTGGCGCTTTCTCACCGGAAACCGCGCCCAGCTGGCGGCGACGTGGAAAGCGTTCGGCGTCACGGTTACCCGGTCCGCGGGCGGCCAGATTCGCCACACGGCGATCACCAGCCTGATCGACGAGCGCGGCATTCGCCGCGTCGACTACTACACGGACCGGTGGCGAGAGAAGGACGTTCTCGGCGATATCTCGTGGCTCCGGTCGCACCGCAGCCGGTGA
- a CDS encoding DUF4382 domain-containing protein produces the protein MAPVAPQPVMFLRRHLWLLLLSVWLQTGTAYGQPVLEVRVKDHRDAIGDFVRLMLSIEQLRVSPRSGIRLWRQEWRDLSPVRESLDLTQYVGRRSAAIFRGEVAAGAYDGVHLKVKTVTGVLKNGRPVPVKSLLGPVKLAFEARDKSETVVILDLTVLDMSDHPPRGYELGLKGYEVYTNGKLVDRIPPA, from the coding sequence GTGGCTCCGGTCGCACCGCAGCCGGTGATGTTTCTACGGCGCCATCTCTGGCTTCTGCTCTTGTCGGTATGGCTGCAGACCGGTACCGCCTACGGCCAGCCCGTGCTCGAGGTTCGCGTCAAGGACCATCGCGACGCCATCGGCGACTTCGTCCGGCTGATGCTGTCGATCGAGCAGCTGCGGGTCAGCCCGAGGAGCGGAATCAGGCTGTGGCGCCAGGAATGGCGGGATCTTTCCCCGGTTCGGGAATCGCTGGACCTGACCCAATACGTCGGCAGGAGGAGCGCGGCGATTTTTCGCGGCGAGGTCGCCGCCGGAGCTTACGACGGCGTTCACCTCAAGGTCAAAACGGTCACCGGAGTGCTGAAGAACGGGCGGCCGGTTCCGGTAAAAAGTCTTCTCGGGCCGGTCAAGCTCGCTTTCGAGGCGCGCGACAAGAGCGAAACGGTGGTGATCCTCGATCTCACGGTGCTGGATATGTCGGACCACCCGCCGCGAGGCTACGAGCTCGGCCTGAAGGGCTACGAAGTCTACACAAACGGTAAATTAGTGGATAGAATTCCTCCCGCGTGA
- a CDS encoding cytochrome c, translating into MGREASLRLVAVAVFCLSCLGCGRNERIDALYAERCLNCHGPLGRGDGPLAASLPRPVPDFRETVERKSPFEIRRSIAEGRGTMPAFSPALRQSEITDMVKMVRFLSREGREVRWWERFDMLVAAHCSVPWEYVFGTEPPSEREQP; encoded by the coding sequence ATGGGGAGGGAAGCTTCTCTGCGCCTGGTCGCGGTGGCGGTTTTTTGCCTGTCGTGCCTCGGCTGCGGTCGCAACGAGCGCATCGACGCGCTCTACGCGGAGCGCTGCCTCAACTGCCACGGTCCCCTGGGGAGGGGCGACGGTCCTCTGGCGGCGTCGCTTCCCCGTCCCGTGCCCGATTTTCGCGAGACCGTGGAGCGGAAGAGCCCCTTCGAGATTCGCCGCTCGATCGCCGAGGGGCGCGGCACGATGCCGGCCTTCAGCCCCGCGTTGAGGCAGTCCGAGATCACGGACATGGTCAAGATGGTGCGCTTTTTAAGCCGCGAGGGGCGGGAGGTGCGGTGGTGGGAGAGGTTCGACATGCTCGTCGCTGCCCACTGCAGCGTGCCATGGGAGTACGTTTTCGGCACCGAGCCCCCGTCCGAGAGGGAGCAACCTTGA
- a CDS encoding cytochrome c oxidase assembly protein, whose amino-acid sequence MSLRAGLLALAAALLLSLPPVWLSGQDRRSGDEPARILDRYLRALYARDFRQAYRFIASADRKLKTEQAYVRERGPFSGFAAELARRLAARIRLKPVRVEQRGDRLLFTAAMQLPDAGALAPLVLDWDEERLNALPPHERGRILAAIEQLERSGGLKTIEGEQEFALVRESGGWRVFLDWASGVRVSFAASTPGGGALEAEPLTPDTLARPGEPFTVSYRVRNRSNRDLYARIVHRIEPESLAANLDILECALLLPVRLSPGETQEYASTYVIHGDVPQEARQLEIRYEFNLER is encoded by the coding sequence ATGAGCCTGCGGGCGGGGCTGCTCGCGCTGGCGGCGGCATTGCTGCTGTCGCTGCCGCCGGTCTGGCTCTCCGGCCAGGATCGCCGGAGCGGCGACGAGCCGGCGCGCATTCTCGACCGTTACCTGAGGGCGCTCTACGCGCGTGATTTCCGCCAGGCCTACCGCTTCATCGCTTCCGCCGACCGCAAGCTCAAGACCGAGCAGGCCTATGTCCGTGAGCGCGGCCCGTTCAGCGGCTTCGCCGCCGAGCTGGCCCGCCGGCTGGCCGCGCGGATCCGGCTCAAACCTGTCCGCGTCGAGCAGCGAGGGGATCGGCTCCTGTTCACCGCCGCGATGCAGCTTCCGGACGCCGGCGCGCTCGCTCCGCTCGTACTGGACTGGGACGAGGAGCGCTTGAACGCGCTGCCGCCGCACGAGCGAGGCAGGATCCTCGCCGCCATCGAGCAGCTGGAACGAAGCGGCGGCCTCAAGACGATCGAGGGCGAACAGGAGTTCGCCCTTGTCCGTGAAAGCGGCGGATGGCGCGTGTTTCTCGACTGGGCCTCGGGCGTCCGAGTCAGCTTCGCCGCCTCCACGCCCGGCGGCGGCGCCCTTGAAGCCGAGCCGCTCACGCCCGACACGCTCGCGCGCCCCGGCGAACCCTTTACAGTTTCCTACCGGGTGCGGAACCGCAGCAACCGCGACCTCTACGCCCGCATCGTCCACCGCATCGAGCCCGAGTCCCTGGCAGCGAATCTGGACATCCTCGAGTGCGCCCTTCTCCTTCCGGTCAGGCTCTCACCGGGAGAGACTCAGGAATACGCCAGCACCTACGTGATTCACGGCGACGTTCCGCAGGAGGCTCGCCAGCTCGAGATCCGCTATGAGTTCAACCTGGAGCGTTAG
- a CDS encoding methyltransferase domain-containing protein: MMKGFERRSIGGWLAAVALAFCVTATALGVAPSAAAAEDGLDKKIVPFVPTPQEVVDRMIELAGVGKGDVVYDLGSGDGRIVIAAAKKGARAVGFDIDPDLIKESRENIRKAGVQKLAEIRQQDILTVDVSGASVVTLYLLPDVNLKLKPKLLSQLKPGSRVVSHAFDMGDWKPDKVERIDGRTIYLWTIPAKGR, encoded by the coding sequence ATGATGAAAGGGTTCGAAAGGAGGTCGATCGGTGGATGGCTGGCGGCCGTGGCGTTGGCCTTTTGCGTTACCGCCACTGCTCTCGGTGTTGCGCCTTCCGCCGCGGCGGCCGAGGACGGTCTCGATAAGAAAATCGTTCCGTTCGTTCCCACTCCTCAGGAGGTGGTCGACCGGATGATCGAGCTGGCGGGCGTCGGCAAGGGCGACGTGGTCTATGACCTGGGCTCCGGCGACGGGCGGATCGTGATCGCCGCGGCGAAAAAGGGAGCGCGCGCCGTCGGCTTCGACATCGATCCCGACCTGATCAAGGAATCGCGCGAGAACATCCGCAAGGCCGGTGTGCAAAAGCTCGCCGAGATCCGTCAGCAAGATATCCTGACCGTGGATGTGTCCGGCGCCTCCGTCGTCACGCTGTACCTGCTGCCGGACGTCAACCTCAAGCTCAAGCCGAAGCTCCTGAGCCAGCTCAAGCCCGGCTCGCGCGTGGTCTCGCACGCCTTCGACATGGGCGACTGGAAACCCGACAAGGTGGAGCGCATCGACGGTCGCACGATCTATCTGTGGACGATTCCAGCCAAGGGGCGTTGA
- a CDS encoding transporter: MKPKIVLLQSALVAFVSLVRPETGHGGRPLVVDDAAPVAPGGLEVELGLYHGRPDGGGRDRRWPTVAVAYGLVEGLEIGLGLQRVSQDMSGASPVDGFEDLRLAAKYRIAESRGRLPSIAAAVDVKLPTASRSRGLSSGKSDQTLLAIATQPFGAFAVHANIGYTIVGRVHGKTLMNRIHGGAAVEHALDSRWLIVGEIFGFSRPSSATPNEAEFQVGVRYALHPSLVLDAAAGRSLRPRGTMAQATFGLTWTFDLSGKRGP; this comes from the coding sequence ATGAAACCGAAAATCGTACTGTTGCAATCCGCGCTCGTCGCCTTCGTCTCGCTGGTCCGGCCCGAAACCGGCCACGGCGGGCGCCCCCTGGTCGTCGACGATGCGGCTCCCGTGGCGCCGGGTGGACTGGAGGTGGAGCTCGGCCTTTATCATGGCCGTCCGGACGGCGGCGGACGCGATCGCCGCTGGCCGACTGTCGCGGTCGCGTACGGGCTCGTCGAAGGCTTGGAAATTGGCCTCGGTCTTCAACGGGTAAGCCAGGATATGTCCGGGGCTTCGCCGGTCGACGGCTTCGAAGACCTTCGCCTCGCTGCCAAGTACAGAATCGCCGAAAGCCGGGGAAGGCTGCCGTCGATCGCCGCCGCCGTCGACGTTAAATTACCGACCGCCAGCCGGTCCCGCGGGCTCTCGTCGGGAAAAAGCGACCAAACGCTCCTGGCCATTGCGACGCAACCCTTTGGCGCCTTCGCCGTCCACGCCAATATCGGCTACACAATCGTCGGCAGGGTGCACGGAAAAACCTTGATGAACCGCATCCACGGCGGAGCCGCCGTCGAACATGCCCTCGATTCCCGCTGGTTGATCGTCGGGGAGATATTCGGTTTTTCGCGCCCCTCCAGCGCCACGCCGAACGAGGCGGAGTTTCAGGTCGGCGTCCGCTACGCTCTGCACCCGAGCTTGGTTCTGGACGCCGCGGCAGGACGAAGCCTCCGGCCGCGCGGGACCATGGCGCAGGCGACGTTCGGCCTTACGTGGACGTTCGACCTGTCGGGAAAGCGGGGACCGTGA